Proteins encoded in a region of the Marinobacter arenosus genome:
- the narH gene encoding nitrate reductase subunit beta yields the protein MKIRSQVGMVLNLDKCIGCHTCSVTCKNVWTSREGMEYAWFNNVETKPGIGYPKEWENQDKWKGGWMRDSSGKIRPKIGGRFRVLANIFANPDLPEIDDYYEPFDFDYQHLHTAGDSKHQPVARPRSLISGQRMQKIEWGPNWEEILGTEFAKRRKDKNFDQVQADIYGQFENTFMMYLPRLCEHCLNPACVASCPSGAIYKREEDGIVLIDQDKCRGWRMCVSGCPYKKIYFNWKTGKSEKCIFCYPRIEAGMPTVCSETCVGRIRYLGVLLYDADRIEEVASAPGEHELYEKQLEIFLDPFDPKVIEQAKKDGIPMNVIEAAQQSPVYKMAVDWKLALPLHPEYRTLPMVWYVPPLSPIQSAAEAGKVEFDGVLPKIESLRIPVKYLANLLTAGDEKPIVRALKRIMAMRLYKRAQTVEGREDLRALEEAGLTKAQADEMYRYLAIANYEDRFVIPTSHRELAKEAFPDATAYGERNGCGFSFGDGCNGDSDFNMFGGRKQTTSMVQKLSTVKQVDPKQLQE from the coding sequence ATGAAAATCCGTTCCCAAGTCGGCATGGTTCTGAACCTGGATAAGTGCATTGGTTGCCACACCTGTTCAGTGACCTGCAAAAACGTGTGGACCAGCCGTGAAGGCATGGAGTACGCCTGGTTCAACAACGTCGAGACCAAGCCCGGTATCGGCTACCCGAAGGAGTGGGAGAACCAGGACAAATGGAAGGGCGGCTGGATGCGCGACAGCTCCGGCAAGATCCGTCCGAAGATCGGTGGCCGTTTCCGGGTTCTGGCGAACATCTTCGCCAACCCGGACCTGCCGGAGATCGACGATTACTACGAGCCGTTCGACTTCGATTACCAGCACCTGCACACCGCCGGCGACAGCAAGCATCAGCCCGTTGCCCGCCCGCGGTCGCTGATCTCTGGCCAACGCATGCAGAAGATCGAGTGGGGCCCGAACTGGGAAGAGATCCTCGGCACTGAGTTCGCCAAGCGCCGCAAGGACAAGAACTTCGACCAGGTGCAGGCGGACATCTACGGCCAGTTCGAGAACACCTTCATGATGTACCTGCCGCGTCTGTGCGAACACTGCCTGAACCCGGCCTGTGTCGCCAGTTGCCCGAGCGGTGCCATTTACAAGCGCGAAGAAGACGGCATCGTCCTGATCGATCAGGACAAGTGCCGTGGCTGGCGCATGTGCGTGTCCGGCTGCCCGTACAAGAAGATCTACTTCAACTGGAAAACCGGCAAGTCCGAGAAGTGCATTTTCTGCTACCCGCGCATTGAGGCCGGTATGCCGACCGTGTGCTCCGAGACCTGTGTCGGCCGGATCCGCTACCTGGGTGTGCTGCTGTATGACGCCGATCGCATCGAGGAAGTGGCCAGCGCTCCGGGCGAGCACGAGCTCTACGAAAAGCAGCTGGAGATCTTCCTGGACCCGTTCGACCCGAAGGTGATCGAGCAGGCGAAGAAAGACGGCATCCCGATGAACGTCATCGAGGCGGCCCAGCAGAGCCCGGTGTACAAGATGGCCGTGGACTGGAAGCTGGCCCTGCCGCTGCACCCGGAATACCGCACCCTGCCCATGGTCTGGTACGTGCCGCCCCTGAGCCCGATCCAGTCTGCGGCGGAAGCCGGCAAGGTCGAGTTCGATGGCGTGCTGCCGAAGATCGAAAGCCTGCGGATCCCGGTCAAGTACCTGGCCAACCTGCTCACCGCCGGTGACGAGAAACCCATCGTTCGTGCGCTCAAGCGGATCATGGCCATGCGGCTGTACAAGCGTGCCCAAACCGTGGAAGGCCGAGAGGACCTGCGGGCCCTCGAAGAGGCCGGGCTCACCAAGGCCCAGGCCGACGAAATGTACCGCTACCTGGCGATCGCCAATTACGAGGACCGCTTCGTGATTCCGACCAGCCACCGCGAGCTGGCCAAAGAAGCCTTTCCCGATGCCACCGCCTACGGCGAGCGTAACGGTTGCGGCTTCAGCTTCGGCGATGGCTGCAACGGCGACAGCGATTTCAACATGTTCGGTGGCCGCAAGCAGACCACCAGCATGGTGCAGAAGCTGTCGACCGTGAAGCAGGTTGACCCGAAACAGCTGCAGGAATAA
- a CDS encoding peptidylprolyl isomerase, whose translation MQLIPVGDAEKPRNQFPPVYVGNTLITEDAIAREMQHHPAEEVAEAWHEAARSLVLRELLLKQASRLKLDEIADEEDRIARVLELELNVPDPTEQDCERFYAANPSRFRSPTLMAVSHILLSAAPDDVPERIRQEEVGRQLLAALLDGRSRFTDLARQYSACESRHQGGSLGQISRGQTVEEFERPVLSMQEGLSPELIETRYGWHIVRVDQRIDGDQLPYEHVKPQIRQYLSESVTRRAFRQYLQVLAIEAGVQGLDLELPDSPLMQ comes from the coding sequence ATGCAACTCATCCCCGTCGGCGACGCCGAGAAACCCAGAAACCAGTTCCCGCCGGTGTACGTGGGTAACACCCTGATCACCGAGGACGCCATCGCCCGGGAAATGCAGCACCACCCGGCCGAGGAAGTCGCCGAAGCCTGGCACGAAGCCGCCCGCAGTCTCGTGCTCCGCGAACTGCTCCTGAAGCAGGCAAGCCGCCTGAAGCTGGACGAGATCGCGGACGAGGAAGATCGCATCGCCCGGGTGCTGGAGCTGGAACTCAACGTCCCCGATCCGACCGAGCAGGACTGCGAACGCTTCTATGCGGCGAACCCCAGCCGGTTTCGCAGCCCCACACTCATGGCCGTCAGCCACATTCTGCTTTCGGCGGCACCGGACGATGTGCCGGAGCGGATTCGACAGGAAGAGGTCGGTCGCCAGCTGCTGGCGGCTCTGCTTGATGGACGCTCCCGCTTCACCGACCTGGCCCGGCAGTACTCCGCCTGTGAGTCCCGACACCAGGGTGGCAGCCTTGGCCAGATCAGCAGGGGCCAGACGGTCGAAGAATTCGAGCGCCCGGTGCTCAGTATGCAGGAGGGACTCAGCCCGGAGCTGATCGAAACCCGATACGGCTGGCACATCGTTCGTGTCGATCAGCGCATCGACGGCGACCAGTTGCCCTACGAGCACGTCAAGCCGCAGATCCGCCAGTACCTGAGCGAGAGCGTGACCAGAAGGGCATTCCGTCAGTATCTTCAGGTTCTTGCCATCGAGGCGGGTGTGCAGGGATTGGATCTGGAACTACCCGACTCACCGTTGATGCAATAA
- a CDS encoding putative zinc-binding protein has product MTSRKQRPLIYSCSGCSDVAQLANNVAVRLDHEGEFEMSCISGVGGKVPALLKVARSGRPITVIDGCPLHCALSCLENVGVTPDEHVRLYESGFRKRYGQSYGEAEIHDVCQQVRARRHHPQLIARQR; this is encoded by the coding sequence ATGACATCAAGAAAGCAACGTCCGCTTATTTATTCCTGTTCCGGCTGCTCCGACGTCGCGCAGCTGGCGAACAACGTGGCTGTCAGGCTGGATCATGAAGGCGAGTTCGAAATGTCCTGCATTTCAGGCGTCGGCGGCAAGGTGCCGGCACTGTTGAAGGTTGCCCGCTCCGGTCGTCCGATCACGGTGATTGATGGCTGCCCGCTGCACTGCGCCCTGAGTTGCCTCGAAAACGTCGGCGTGACACCGGATGAGCACGTCAGGCTCTACGAATCCGGCTTCAGGAAGCGCTATGGGCAAAGCTATGGAGAGGCGGAAATTCACGATGTCTGCCAGCAGGTCCGGGCGCGCCGTCATCACCCTCAACTCATTGCCCGGCAACGGTAA
- a CDS encoding Crp/Fnr family transcriptional regulator yields MPLSIVTSCTTDPVIGFPNPDADDGPVELSALRRHPLFSDLSSADFRALSMRARPVHLQNHELLYRQDTDAQHFYFVVSGRLRLYRLDYSGFERTLDSLEAGDCVAEVMIYANPARYACYAESMKRSVVLSIPIQAYRALITARPDYAEKALAHYAARAVSRFHDLEIMTVQNARDRLIRYLIDLLPNGTGQAGEVELPLPKCLVASRLAMQPETFSRILAELKANGLIRVNRSRLFISDPQRLIDISQ; encoded by the coding sequence ATGCCTTTGTCCATCGTGACCAGTTGTACTACTGATCCGGTTATTGGCTTTCCGAACCCGGACGCTGACGACGGCCCCGTGGAACTCTCAGCGCTGCGTCGTCATCCCCTCTTCAGCGACTTGAGCAGCGCAGACTTTCGGGCATTGTCCATGCGGGCCAGGCCGGTACACCTGCAGAACCATGAACTGCTTTACCGCCAGGATACCGACGCCCAGCATTTCTATTTTGTGGTGTCGGGTCGGTTAAGGCTTTACCGGTTGGACTATTCCGGTTTCGAGAGAACGCTCGACAGTCTGGAGGCCGGTGATTGTGTTGCCGAGGTCATGATCTACGCCAACCCGGCCCGGTACGCCTGTTACGCGGAATCCATGAAACGCAGTGTGGTGCTGAGCATCCCGATCCAGGCCTACCGGGCGCTCATCACGGCACGTCCGGATTACGCCGAGAAGGCACTTGCCCATTACGCAGCGCGCGCAGTTTCTCGTTTCCACGATCTGGAAATCATGACGGTTCAGAATGCCCGTGACCGGCTGATCCGCTATCTGATCGACTTGCTGCCCAATGGCACCGGCCAGGCCGGCGAAGTGGAGTTGCCATTGCCCAAGTGCCTGGTGGCGTCGCGCCTGGCCATGCAACCGGAGACGTTCTCCCGGATCCTCGCCGAGCTGAAAGCCAACGGCCTGATTCGGGTGAATCGGAGCAGGCTGTTCATCTCCGACCCGCAGCGGTTGATCGACATCAGCCAGTAA
- the nosR gene encoding transcriptional regulator NosR gives MVSFAWAGPLSDYEPVAARAVVQKAFPSVSELRPREGNRAIQELYAGEELKGYVYQSLDFVQTPAYSGKPLNVVVVLDTEGKIVQNRVIEHHEPILLVGIPESKMHDFTDQYIGLKADQRVTVGGTSSEHKVAVDGLSGATVTVMVINEVIMRSAHRVGAELGLVAGAGDSRPPMSELNTETFEPKSWQQLTGEGSVRRLLLTRGQVDDAFEGTDAAEVDKAAPEERDEPLIDLYAAYLNVPAIGRNLLGESQYQWLTAELKEGEHAIAVMARGDYSFKGSGYVRGGIFDRIQVRQFGDTFNFRDLDYYRLSDVYAEGMPDFNEMAIFVVRQQYNFDPGTEWTLELTVKRQTGPLDSEFQVFPLTYQLPDQYYTRPEPVLTEEDMLADQPMWVQVWYQREFQILVLSLGIGVLLFILFFQDWLVQKPAIFRWIRLGFLVYTLFFIGWYALGQLSIVNVLTFVNSVIRGFSWETFLIDPMLFILWAVVAAIILLWGRAVYCGWLCPFGALQELLNEIARRLKVPQYTVPFAWHERLWAIKYIILLVLFGVSLESMATAERLAEVEPFKTAITLKFDRSWPFVTYAALLLVINLFTRKVFCRYMCPLGAALALPSKLRVFDWLKRRKECGNPCRLCDHECEVQAIHPDGHINYMECHYCLDCQVTYFNDQKCPPLIVKRRGKRRGHNAPGHPDEIPVVQVP, from the coding sequence CTGGTCTCATTCGCCTGGGCCGGGCCTCTGTCCGACTACGAGCCGGTGGCTGCCCGCGCGGTTGTTCAGAAGGCCTTTCCGTCTGTTTCAGAGCTGCGTCCCCGGGAAGGCAACCGGGCAATACAGGAGCTGTACGCCGGCGAGGAGCTCAAGGGATACGTCTATCAGAGCCTCGATTTCGTCCAGACACCGGCCTACTCCGGCAAGCCGCTCAATGTGGTGGTGGTGCTGGACACCGAAGGCAAGATCGTCCAGAACCGGGTCATCGAACACCATGAGCCGATCCTGCTGGTGGGTATTCCCGAAAGCAAGATGCACGACTTTACCGACCAGTACATCGGCCTGAAAGCTGACCAGCGGGTGACCGTCGGCGGCACTTCCAGCGAGCACAAGGTGGCCGTGGATGGGCTGTCCGGGGCCACCGTCACGGTGATGGTGATCAACGAAGTGATCATGCGCTCGGCCCACAGGGTGGGTGCCGAGCTGGGGCTGGTGGCAGGCGCCGGTGACAGCCGGCCGCCCATGTCGGAACTGAACACAGAGACCTTCGAGCCGAAGAGCTGGCAGCAGTTGACCGGAGAGGGCTCGGTGCGCCGGTTGCTGTTGACCCGGGGTCAGGTCGATGACGCCTTTGAGGGCACCGACGCCGCGGAGGTGGATAAGGCCGCGCCGGAAGAACGTGACGAGCCCCTGATTGATCTCTATGCCGCTTATCTGAATGTCCCTGCCATTGGCCGCAACCTGCTGGGAGAGAGCCAGTACCAGTGGCTGACCGCTGAACTCAAGGAAGGCGAACACGCCATTGCCGTGATGGCCAGGGGCGACTATTCCTTCAAAGGCTCCGGTTATGTCCGCGGTGGCATCTTCGACCGGATACAGGTTCGCCAGTTCGGTGACACCTTCAATTTCCGGGACCTGGATTACTACCGCCTGAGCGACGTTTACGCCGAGGGCATGCCCGATTTCAATGAAATGGCCATCTTCGTGGTGCGTCAACAGTACAACTTCGATCCGGGCACGGAATGGACCCTCGAGCTGACCGTCAAACGCCAGACCGGCCCGCTGGACAGCGAGTTCCAGGTCTTCCCGCTCACTTATCAGTTGCCGGATCAGTACTACACCCGTCCGGAGCCGGTGCTGACCGAAGAGGACATGCTGGCGGACCAGCCCATGTGGGTGCAGGTGTGGTACCAGCGGGAGTTCCAGATCCTGGTCCTCAGCCTGGGCATCGGTGTGCTGCTGTTCATCCTGTTCTTTCAGGACTGGCTGGTGCAGAAGCCGGCCATCTTCCGGTGGATCCGTCTCGGCTTCCTGGTCTACACCCTGTTTTTCATCGGCTGGTACGCCCTGGGGCAGCTCTCCATCGTCAACGTGCTGACCTTCGTGAACAGCGTCATCCGTGGCTTCAGCTGGGAAACGTTCCTGATCGATCCAATGCTGTTCATTCTCTGGGCGGTCGTGGCCGCGATCATACTGCTGTGGGGGCGCGCGGTTTACTGCGGCTGGCTGTGCCCGTTCGGGGCCCTGCAGGAGCTGCTGAACGAGATTGCCCGCAGGCTCAAGGTGCCCCAGTACACCGTCCCCTTCGCCTGGCATGAGCGGTTGTGGGCGATCAAGTACATCATTCTGCTGGTGCTGTTTGGGGTCTCCCTCGAGTCCATGGCCACGGCCGAGCGGCTGGCCGAAGTGGAGCCGTTCAAAACCGCCATCACCCTGAAGTTCGATCGCAGCTGGCCCTTCGTCACCTACGCCGCCCTGCTGCTGGTGATCAACCTGTTCACCCGCAAGGTGTTTTGCCGGTACATGTGCCCGCTCGGCGCGGCCCTGGCATTGCCGAGCAAATTGCGGGTGTTCGACTGGCTCAAGCGCCGGAAGGAGTGCGGCAATCCTTGCCGGCTGTGTGACCACGAATGCGAGGTCCAGGCCATTCATCCTGACGGTCACATCAATTACATGGAGTGTCATTACTGCCTGGATTGCCAGGTGACCTATTTCAACGACCAGAAGTGCCCGCCACTGATCGTCAAACGTCGTGGCAAGCGCCGTGGTCACAACGCGCCAGGCCACCCGGACGAGATTCCGGTGGTGCAGGTGCCATGA
- the narJ gene encoding nitrate reductase molybdenum cofactor assembly chaperone: MQLLKVLARVLEYPTEELQASKDALVAAVLEDPRLPRQNKEQLLRGVEWVCAGDLLDMQENYVAIFDKGRATSLWLFEHVHGESRDRGQAMVDLMEQYRANGLEIDAKELPDYLPLFLEYLSTRPWDEIRNWLEDIHHILGLLGERLYQRESFYHVVMDSLLVLSGRTVNRQELARIVAAEERDDTPEALDKVWEEEMVKFVDDQGSSCSTGGVVGQRRRELEQTQTIHLSDQLMTDATPRQAGRA, from the coding sequence ATGCAACTTTTGAAAGTACTGGCACGGGTTCTTGAGTACCCCACGGAAGAACTCCAGGCCTCCAAAGATGCCCTGGTCGCGGCGGTCCTCGAGGACCCCCGGCTGCCCCGGCAGAACAAGGAACAGCTGCTTCGCGGCGTCGAATGGGTGTGCGCCGGCGACCTGCTGGACATGCAGGAGAACTACGTCGCCATCTTCGACAAAGGCCGGGCAACCTCCCTGTGGCTGTTCGAGCACGTGCACGGGGAATCCCGTGACCGCGGCCAGGCCATGGTGGACCTGATGGAGCAATATCGCGCCAACGGCCTGGAGATCGACGCCAAGGAGCTGCCGGACTACCTGCCGCTGTTCCTGGAATACCTCTCCACCCGCCCATGGGATGAAATCCGCAACTGGCTGGAGGATATCCACCACATCCTGGGCCTGCTCGGCGAGCGCCTTTACCAGCGTGAGAGCTTCTATCACGTGGTGATGGATTCGTTGCTGGTGTTGTCCGGGCGCACGGTCAATCGCCAGGAGCTGGCCCGGATCGTGGCCGCCGAAGAGCGCGACGACACCCCGGAGGCTCTGGATAAGGTCTGGGAGGAGGAAATGGTGAAGTTTGTCGACGATCAGGGCAGCTCCTGCAGTACCGGCGGCGTGGTAGGCCAGCGCCGCCGTGAGCTGGAGCAGACCCAGACCATTCACCTGAGTGATCAGCTGATGACGGATGCCACACCCCGTCAGGCAGGGCGCGCCTGA
- the narI gene encoding respiratory nitrate reductase subunit gamma, with amino-acid sequence MSYLNTLLFGIYPYVAIAVLVLGTWARYDQGQFTWKAHSSQMLRKKNMAMASGLFHVGVLVIFFGHLVGLLTPHAFYEPFMTPGTKQVMAIVVGGIAGVMAIVGGGMLAWRRLTDPRVKASSTFADNMIIVILVIQLALGLLTIVPTLGHLDGGTMLKFSAWAQGIFTLQGGVADYIADVHWIYKAHIFLGLTIFVLFPFTRLVHMLSVPVEYFGRKYQVVRKRA; translated from the coding sequence ATGTCTTACCTGAACACACTGCTATTTGGAATCTACCCGTACGTGGCCATCGCCGTGCTCGTACTCGGAACCTGGGCACGTTACGACCAGGGCCAGTTCACCTGGAAAGCCCATTCCAGCCAGATGCTGCGCAAGAAAAACATGGCGATGGCCAGTGGGCTGTTTCATGTTGGCGTGCTGGTGATCTTCTTCGGCCACCTGGTGGGCCTGCTGACCCCGCACGCGTTCTACGAGCCGTTCATGACGCCCGGCACCAAGCAGGTGATGGCGATCGTCGTCGGCGGCATTGCTGGCGTGATGGCGATTGTGGGGGGCGGCATGCTTGCCTGGCGCCGGCTGACCGACCCGCGCGTGAAGGCCAGCAGCACCTTCGCTGACAATATGATCATCGTGATCCTGGTCATCCAGCTGGCACTGGGCCTGCTCACCATTGTGCCCACCCTGGGGCATCTGGATGGCGGCACCATGCTCAAGTTCTCGGCCTGGGCCCAGGGGATCTTCACCCTGCAGGGCGGCGTAGCGGACTACATTGCCGACGTGCACTGGATCTACAAGGCCCACATCTTCCTGGGGCTGACCATCTTCGTGCTGTTTCCGTTCACCCGCCTGGTACACATGCTCAGCGTACCGGTGGAGTATTTTGGCCGGAAATACCAGGTGGTGCGCAAGCGCGCGTAA
- a CDS encoding ribonucleotide reductase subunit alpha, which produces MISNYRDLVQASRGQAEGQRFLFVFCRAELPDEASAEEKAAFERGEGGALTPVICVDKSPDEAPDFSALVEESRATGQAWDVVFVAAMSGRGGMEPSTDEAQQPLTMMVESIRLGHVSNYLPLNTRGDAVALQ; this is translated from the coding sequence ATGATCAGCAACTACCGCGATCTGGTTCAAGCCAGCCGAGGCCAGGCCGAGGGCCAGCGCTTTCTCTTCGTATTCTGTCGGGCCGAGTTGCCGGATGAGGCCTCCGCCGAGGAGAAGGCCGCCTTCGAACGCGGCGAGGGCGGTGCCCTGACACCGGTCATCTGCGTGGATAAGTCCCCCGATGAGGCCCCGGATTTCTCGGCGCTGGTGGAGGAGTCCCGTGCTACCGGCCAAGCGTGGGACGTGGTCTTCGTTGCGGCCATGTCTGGGCGCGGTGGCATGGAACCCTCTACCGACGAAGCTCAGCAGCCCCTGACCATGATGGTGGAGTCTATCCGGCTGGGGCATGTCTCCAACTACCTGCCGTTGAATACCCGGGGCGACGCTGTCGCGCTTCAGTAG
- a CDS encoding molybdopterin molybdotransferase MoeA has translation MVDCICDLERPSHSGHQAKSLMPVERAQRALSDMARIVVGQEQIPLTHCQGRILARDLYAEATVPPHDNSAMDGYGLRLQDLPADRILPIAQRVPAGVFPVRQEKGTAVRIFTGAPIPAGIDTVIPQEQVNLLADGRIELQVAPKLGQNIRRAGEDIQAGSALLAAGTRLQSAEIGLLASQGISDVNVFAALRVAVVTTGDELVSPGQRLGPGQIYDINSFSLRAALERLGCQVTQTGLVADTFEATRAALASAAESHDLVITTGGVSVGDEDHVRPSVQALGNLHLWGVAMKPGKPFAFGHIGQTPFLGLPGNPMAALVTFEVLALDFIRQLMGARPRPVLPVPVAAGFARARSNPRQEYLRVVLNSDCGALKADLAGSQSSGVLSVASRADGYLIVPPNNSITEGSHYAFVHRDQLYY, from the coding sequence ATGGTCGATTGTATCTGCGATTTGGAACGCCCCTCGCACTCTGGCCACCAGGCGAAATCGCTGATGCCTGTCGAGCGTGCCCAGCGTGCCCTGAGTGACATGGCCCGAATTGTGGTGGGCCAGGAGCAGATCCCGCTGACGCATTGCCAGGGGCGAATCCTTGCCCGAGACCTGTACGCCGAAGCGACCGTGCCGCCCCATGACAACAGCGCGATGGACGGTTACGGGCTGCGACTCCAGGATCTGCCCGCGGACCGGATTCTTCCGATCGCCCAGCGGGTCCCGGCCGGCGTCTTCCCTGTCCGTCAGGAAAAAGGCACGGCCGTCCGGATCTTTACCGGAGCCCCCATCCCGGCGGGTATCGATACGGTAATCCCACAGGAGCAGGTGAACCTGCTTGCTGATGGCCGGATCGAGCTTCAGGTGGCTCCGAAACTGGGCCAGAACATCCGCCGCGCCGGCGAGGATATACAGGCGGGCAGTGCCCTCCTGGCGGCCGGAACCCGCCTTCAGTCGGCTGAGATCGGCCTGCTGGCAAGCCAGGGCATCTCGGACGTCAACGTGTTCGCCGCCCTTCGTGTGGCCGTCGTTACGACGGGTGACGAATTGGTTTCACCCGGCCAACGGTTGGGCCCCGGGCAGATTTACGACATCAATTCATTTTCACTGAGGGCGGCCCTTGAGCGTCTGGGGTGCCAGGTTACCCAGACCGGTCTGGTCGCGGATACCTTCGAAGCGACCCGCGCTGCCCTTGCCAGCGCTGCCGAATCTCACGATCTGGTCATTACCACCGGTGGCGTCTCGGTCGGCGACGAAGATCATGTGCGGCCATCGGTGCAGGCCCTGGGAAACCTTCATCTCTGGGGCGTCGCCATGAAACCCGGGAAGCCCTTCGCATTCGGCCACATCGGTCAGACCCCCTTTCTGGGATTGCCCGGCAACCCCATGGCTGCGCTGGTGACATTCGAGGTTTTGGCGCTGGACTTCATTCGTCAACTGATGGGGGCCAGACCCCGGCCTGTTCTGCCGGTGCCCGTGGCGGCTGGATTTGCCCGCGCCCGCTCCAACCCCAGGCAGGAATACCTGCGCGTGGTGCTCAACAGCGACTGCGGCGCCCTGAAGGCCGACCTGGCCGGCTCCCAGAGTTCGGGCGTGTTGTCCGTGGCCAGCCGGGCCGACGGTTATTTGATCGTTCCACCAAACAACTCCATCACCGAGGGATCGCACTATGCCTTTGTCCATCGTGACCAGTTGTACTACTGA
- the moaB gene encoding molybdenum cofactor biosynthesis protein B, producing the protein MSHASADAPFQPLDVAVLTVSDTRSLANDQSGDTLQRRLMDGGHRLCDRKLVKDDIYAIRAVVSAWIARPDVPVILVTGGTGFSSRDSTPEALLPLFDKTVEGYGELFRQLSFASIGTSTIQSRAVAGLANRTLICAMPGAPRACALAWDEIIGPQLDIRHRPCNFVDQLIPEAEGTCITRSLSGAA; encoded by the coding sequence ATGTCACACGCTTCGGCCGACGCGCCTTTTCAACCGCTCGATGTTGCGGTGCTGACGGTGTCTGACACCCGGTCACTGGCCAACGACCAGTCGGGCGACACCCTGCAGCGGCGACTCATGGATGGCGGGCACCGCCTGTGCGACCGAAAACTGGTAAAGGATGACATCTACGCCATCCGTGCCGTGGTTTCAGCGTGGATCGCACGTCCCGACGTGCCGGTGATTCTGGTTACGGGCGGCACCGGCTTCTCCAGTCGGGACAGCACACCCGAGGCGCTGCTGCCGTTATTCGACAAAACGGTTGAGGGCTACGGCGAACTGTTTCGTCAGCTGTCCTTCGCCAGTATTGGGACATCCACCATTCAGTCCCGCGCCGTCGCAGGATTGGCCAACCGTACCCTTATCTGCGCCATGCCCGGCGCGCCGCGAGCCTGCGCCCTGGCCTGGGATGAGATCATTGGGCCTCAGCTGGATATCCGGCACCGTCCCTGTAATTTCGTCGATCAGCTCATCCCCGAGGCCGAGGGTACCTGCATCACTCGGTCTCTCTCAGGAGCAGCGTGA